One genomic window of Aquisalimonas sp. 2447 includes the following:
- a CDS encoding NADP(H)-dependent aldo-keto reductase gives MEYRPLGTTGTEVSTICLGTMTWGEQNTEAEAHEQLSYAVDQGVNFIDTAEMYPVPPKADTMGLTEQYIGTWLKGRQDRDRLILASKIAGPGLDHCRDGASRHTPEQLREAVNGSLKRLQTDYIDLYQLHWPARSANYFGRLGFSPKDRDDIMTPLEDTLETLDTLVREGKIRWVGLSNETPWGVMKFLQLAEARGWPRMQTVQNPYSLLNRTYEVGLAEVSHREQCGLLAYSPLGFGMLSGKYLNDQWPDGARLTLYDRFQRYLNDAGKTATAAYVALAREHGLDPAQMALAWVNSRPFLTSNIIGATTMEQLRSNIASMQVALSDEVREGIEAIHARMPNPCP, from the coding sequence ATGGAATACCGTCCGCTGGGCACCACCGGCACCGAGGTGAGCACCATCTGCCTGGGCACCATGACCTGGGGCGAACAGAACACCGAGGCGGAGGCACACGAGCAGCTCAGCTACGCCGTGGACCAGGGTGTGAACTTCATTGACACCGCCGAGATGTACCCGGTGCCGCCCAAGGCAGACACCATGGGCCTCACGGAGCAGTACATCGGCACCTGGCTGAAGGGCCGCCAGGACCGTGATCGCCTGATTCTCGCCAGCAAGATTGCCGGGCCCGGTCTGGATCACTGCCGCGACGGCGCTTCCCGACACACCCCGGAGCAACTGCGCGAGGCGGTGAATGGCTCCCTGAAACGGCTGCAGACGGACTATATCGACCTCTATCAGCTGCACTGGCCGGCCCGCAGTGCCAACTACTTCGGCCGGCTGGGCTTCTCGCCCAAGGACCGGGACGACATCATGACCCCGCTGGAAGACACCCTCGAGACCCTGGACACGCTGGTGCGCGAGGGCAAGATCCGCTGGGTGGGCCTGTCCAACGAAACGCCCTGGGGGGTGATGAAGTTCCTGCAGCTGGCCGAGGCGCGCGGCTGGCCCCGTATGCAGACAGTGCAGAACCCCTACAGCCTGCTGAACCGCACTTACGAGGTGGGACTGGCCGAAGTCAGCCACCGCGAGCAGTGTGGCCTGCTCGCCTACTCGCCGCTGGGTTTCGGCATGCTCAGCGGCAAGTATCTGAACGACCAGTGGCCGGACGGTGCGCGACTGACTCTCTATGACCGCTTCCAGCGCTACCTGAACGACGCCGGCAAGACGGCCACAGCGGCGTATGTGGCACTGGCCCGGGAGCATGGGCTGGACCCGGCACAGATGGCCCTGGCCTGGGTGAACAGCCGCCCGTTCCTCACCAGCAACATTATCGGCGCCACCACCATGGAACAGCTGCGCAGCAACATTGCCAGCATGCAGGTGGCACTGAGCGACGAGGTGCGGGAAGGCATCGAGGCCATTCACGCACGCATGCCCAATCCCTGCCCGTAA
- a CDS encoding DUF6763 family protein: MGMHYQPVIGDWYETATGEAFEVVALDPDEGTLEIQYFDGAIEELDMETWLELELVAIEPPEDYSGSLDISREDYGMGTDDSVSMRFNGNPLDGFDFDR, encoded by the coding sequence ATGGGTATGCATTACCAACCCGTTATCGGTGACTGGTACGAAACAGCTACGGGGGAGGCCTTCGAGGTCGTGGCGCTGGACCCGGACGAAGGTACCCTGGAAATACAGTACTTCGACGGCGCCATCGAGGAACTGGACATGGAAACCTGGCTCGAGCTGGAGCTGGTCGCCATCGAGCCGCCGGAGGACTACTCCGGCTCACTGGACATTTCCCGAGAGGACTACGGCATGGGGACCGACGACAGCGTATCCATGCGCTTCAACGGCAACCCCCTGGACGGCTTCGACTTCGACCGCTGA
- the thiS gene encoding sulfur carrier protein ThiS has translation MNIQLNGETTQLPEAITVADLIERLQLSQRRIAVEINEDVVPRSQFPQRQLRADDRVEIIHAIGGG, from the coding sequence ATGAACATTCAGCTGAACGGCGAAACCACGCAGCTTCCGGAAGCCATCACGGTGGCTGACCTTATCGAGCGCCTGCAACTGTCGCAGCGGCGTATCGCCGTGGAGATCAACGAGGATGTGGTCCCGCGCAGCCAGTTCCCGCAACGGCAACTTCGCGCGGACGACCGGGTGGAGATCATTCACGCCATCGGCGGTGGCTGA
- a CDS encoding AsmA family protein, producing MARVIKWLALGVVAVVALLVLLVVAIILLVDPNDYRDDIGRIVEEQTGQELVIEGDIRLSFFPWLGLDLGRTRLENREGFGDDPFVSIESAGIAVKLMPLLRREVVLDTIRLDGLRANLIVNEDGDANWDLDLPADDDTAADEPAVVEDDTDAVTDPAQLPVTIGTIQGVRITDLHVNYEDWQTGARHQAGPVNLRLGELLLDEDVSLDADWVASLDDDTRVEGSLDGLLRASSDFQQFRAILTNLEMRAFAEGLPEDSLELELSAAFDADLQQDTARLSDFVARVAGLRLDAAANISALSTDPRVEGTFGIPETDLRRALERMDIELPEMADDEALRRFSLEGAFTALTERADITELAIRLDDTRLDGTASITDFATQAIRFDFHGDRFDADRYLPPGSDDEGGGAVAVGDAGDEDAEAAEIPLEPLRDLNLDGRFRLDELRVAGFDVSDIDINVTAADGTIRVHPLVARLYEGEYQGDIRLDATGDALRVSANERLSGVQAQPIVKQFLGRDLLRGRGGFRLQAETSGLDPMAMLRELVGEVELDFADGAVVGLNLAQMVRNATARMQGQSVREVDERTTDFTNLRALLRIDKGRIRNDRLTIQSPLFRVEGGGEANIFEQTVDYALNVNLVGSLEGQDGASLDDLRRVPIPLRFSGSLLSPDINLDLQAALTAQQRERLREEEEAVRERARQEEERARERARQEEERARERLREERDQREGEARDRARDQLRRLLD from the coding sequence ATGGCCCGGGTGATCAAGTGGTTGGCGTTGGGTGTGGTGGCGGTGGTGGCACTGCTGGTGCTGCTGGTGGTAGCCATCATTCTGCTGGTGGATCCCAACGACTACCGGGACGATATCGGTCGCATCGTCGAGGAACAGACGGGCCAGGAGCTGGTGATTGAAGGTGACATTCGCCTGTCGTTCTTCCCCTGGTTGGGGCTGGATCTGGGGCGTACGCGCCTGGAGAACCGCGAGGGTTTTGGAGACGATCCGTTCGTGAGCATCGAGAGCGCCGGAATCGCCGTGAAGCTGATGCCCCTGCTGCGGCGCGAGGTGGTTCTGGACACCATCCGCCTTGATGGCCTGCGCGCCAACCTGATCGTCAATGAAGATGGTGACGCCAACTGGGATCTGGATCTTCCGGCTGACGACGACACCGCGGCGGATGAGCCCGCCGTGGTCGAGGATGATACCGACGCCGTTACCGACCCGGCGCAGCTCCCGGTCACCATCGGCACCATCCAGGGCGTGCGCATCACCGACCTGCACGTGAACTACGAGGACTGGCAGACCGGTGCACGGCACCAGGCCGGACCGGTCAACCTGAGACTGGGCGAACTGCTTCTGGATGAAGATGTATCCCTGGATGCCGACTGGGTGGCGAGTCTGGACGACGACACCCGCGTCGAGGGTTCCCTGGACGGCTTGCTCCGGGCGAGCAGTGACTTCCAGCAATTCCGCGCGATTCTCACCAATCTCGAGATGCGTGCGTTCGCGGAAGGGTTGCCGGAGGACAGCCTGGAGCTGGAGCTGAGTGCGGCGTTCGACGCGGACCTGCAGCAGGACACCGCGCGCCTGTCGGATTTTGTCGCCAGGGTGGCCGGGCTGCGGCTCGATGCCGCTGCCAATATCTCCGCGCTGAGCACCGACCCCCGGGTGGAGGGCACCTTCGGTATCCCGGAAACCGATCTGCGGCGTGCGCTTGAGCGCATGGACATCGAACTGCCTGAGATGGCCGATGACGAGGCCCTGCGGCGCTTCTCTCTGGAAGGTGCGTTCACCGCGCTGACCGAGCGGGCGGATATCACCGAGCTTGCCATCCGCCTGGATGACACCCGGCTCGACGGCACCGCCAGCATCACCGATTTCGCCACGCAGGCGATCCGGTTCGACTTCCACGGCGACCGTTTCGATGCCGATCGCTACCTGCCGCCGGGCAGCGACGATGAAGGCGGGGGCGCTGTTGCCGTGGGTGATGCTGGCGATGAGGACGCGGAAGCCGCAGAGATTCCGCTGGAACCGTTACGCGATCTCAACCTGGACGGGCGTTTCCGGCTGGACGAGCTGCGCGTGGCAGGTTTCGACGTCAGCGACATCGACATCAACGTCACCGCCGCCGATGGCACGATCCGGGTTCATCCCCTGGTGGCCAGGCTCTATGAGGGGGAGTACCAGGGCGATATTCGCCTGGACGCCACCGGCGACGCACTGCGTGTCAGTGCCAACGAGCGCCTCAGCGGTGTCCAGGCCCAGCCCATCGTCAAGCAGTTCCTGGGGCGGGACCTGTTGCGCGGCCGGGGCGGCTTCCGGCTGCAGGCCGAGACCTCCGGGCTGGATCCCATGGCCATGCTCCGCGAACTGGTCGGGGAGGTTGAACTCGACTTCGCCGATGGCGCCGTGGTGGGGCTCAACCTGGCACAGATGGTTCGTAATGCCACCGCCCGCATGCAGGGGCAGAGCGTCCGGGAGGTTGACGAGCGCACCACCGACTTTACCAATCTGCGCGCGCTGCTGCGCATCGACAAAGGTCGCATTCGCAACGATCGATTGACGATCCAGTCGCCGCTGTTCCGTGTGGAAGGCGGTGGTGAGGCCAATATCTTCGAGCAGACCGTCGACTACGCCCTCAACGTGAACCTGGTGGGGTCGCTGGAGGGTCAGGACGGTGCCAGCCTGGATGACCTCCGCCGGGTCCCCATCCCGCTACGTTTCAGCGGTTCCCTGCTGTCTCCGGACATCAACCTCGATCTGCAGGCGGCACTGACCGCTCAGCAGCGCGAGCGCCTCCGGGAAGAGGAAGAAGCCGTTCGCGAGCGCGCCCGCCAGGAGGAAGAGCGGGCCCGGGAGCGGGCGCGGCAGGAGGAGGAGCGTGCGCGGGAGCGCCTGCGCGAGGAGCGTGATCAGCGGGAAGGCGAAGCGCGCGACCGGGCCCGGGACCAGTTGCGCCGTCTGCTGGACTGA
- the nfi gene encoding deoxyribonuclease V (cleaves DNA at apurinic or apyrimidinic sites): MAPLVRLQDDTAAVTTIAGVDTGFEDGGATARACIAVVRWPDLAPVTTVVGRAAVAFPYIPGYLSFREMPAVLSAMAELPALPDLLLCDGQGIAHPRRFGIAAHLGLWLDRPAIGVGKSRLCGEHAPVGNNKGEEEPLYDGGERIGTVLRSRTGVKPLYVSPGHRVDHQAAVRWVLACTSRYRLPEPIRAADRTASGR, encoded by the coding sequence ATGGCGCCCTTGGTGCGATTGCAGGACGACACCGCCGCGGTCACGACCATCGCCGGAGTGGATACCGGGTTCGAGGATGGTGGTGCGACCGCGAGGGCCTGTATCGCCGTTGTCCGGTGGCCGGACCTTGCCCCGGTTACCACGGTCGTCGGCCGGGCTGCCGTTGCATTCCCGTATATCCCCGGCTACCTCTCCTTCCGGGAAATGCCCGCGGTCCTGTCAGCCATGGCCGAACTCCCTGCGCTCCCGGACCTCCTGCTCTGCGACGGCCAGGGCATCGCCCACCCGCGGCGCTTCGGCATCGCCGCCCATCTCGGACTGTGGCTGGACCGCCCCGCCATCGGCGTCGGCAAGAGCCGCCTGTGCGGCGAACATGCGCCGGTGGGCAACAACAAGGGCGAGGAAGAACCGCTGTACGACGGGGGCGAGAGAATCGGTACCGTCCTTCGCAGCCGAACCGGCGTCAAACCGTTGTACGTCTCCCCGGGACACCGGGTGGACCATCAGGCGGCGGTGCGCTGGGTGCTGGCCTGTACGTCGCGATACCGACTGCCGGAGCCGATCCGCGCAGCCGACCGCACCGCTTCAGGGCGGTAA
- a CDS encoding thiazole synthase: MSDEPLVIAGREYQSRLLVGTGKYRDMHETDTAITASGAEIVTVALRRSNLGQDPDQPNLLDVIPPDRYTILPNTAGCYTARDAVRTCRLARELLDGHTLVKLEVLGDEKTLYPDMRETFVAAEELVRDGFQVMVYMTDDPIAARQLEEIGCVAVMPLAAPIGSGLGIQNKYNLLEIIDNAGVPVLVDAGVGTASDAAVAMELGCDGVLMNSAIAGAREPVRMARAMRNAVAAGRDAYLAGRIPRKRNASASSPLDGTFF; the protein is encoded by the coding sequence ATGAGCGACGAACCCCTTGTTATCGCCGGGCGCGAGTACCAGTCGCGCCTGCTGGTAGGCACCGGAAAGTACCGGGACATGCATGAGACGGATACGGCGATTACCGCCAGCGGTGCCGAGATCGTCACCGTCGCCCTGCGCCGTTCGAACCTGGGCCAGGACCCGGACCAGCCGAACCTTCTGGACGTGATTCCGCCGGACCGCTACACCATTCTGCCCAATACTGCCGGGTGCTATACGGCCAGGGATGCCGTGCGCACCTGCCGCCTCGCCCGGGAGCTGCTGGACGGCCACACGCTGGTGAAGCTGGAAGTGCTGGGCGACGAAAAGACCCTGTATCCGGACATGCGCGAGACCTTCGTCGCCGCCGAGGAGCTGGTGCGGGACGGCTTCCAGGTCATGGTGTACATGACCGACGACCCCATTGCCGCGCGGCAGCTGGAGGAGATCGGCTGTGTCGCGGTGATGCCGCTGGCGGCACCCATCGGCTCCGGGCTGGGCATCCAGAACAAGTACAACCTGCTGGAGATCATCGACAACGCCGGTGTACCGGTGCTGGTTGACGCCGGTGTGGGCACGGCCTCCGATGCGGCAGTGGCCATGGAGCTCGGCTGCGACGGGGTGCTGATGAACAGCGCCATTGCCGGCGCCCGGGAGCCCGTGCGCATGGCCCGGGCCATGCGCAATGCCGTGGCGGCCGGCCGCGACGCTTACCTGGCCGGGCGCATTCCGCGGAAACGCAACGCCAGCGCCTCCTCCCCCCTCGACGGCACGTTCTTCTGA
- a CDS encoding outer membrane protein, with translation MRTRANALLLATGLFACPTLADASPWSGIGIGVYGHSNTVTADSTFSAFGSSVSDESDDDTSGLGIKLSYRSFDEGFGYSFDARLQNLDADIDLYGDSRLEVNALASVGTSLGYMTGPHFLYGILEVGQTSVDYRVDGYGSSSEGLLSFGLGAGYTFSVTNNVELNAEIIGRALQDLEIDYPAATEEIEITVGSVSLGLNYRF, from the coding sequence ATGCGAACAAGGGCAAACGCGTTGCTGCTGGCAACCGGTCTGTTTGCCTGCCCGACGCTTGCCGACGCCAGCCCCTGGTCCGGCATCGGTATCGGGGTCTACGGCCACTCCAATACGGTGACCGCCGATTCCACATTTTCGGCCTTCGGGTCATCGGTTTCCGATGAGAGTGACGACGATACATCGGGACTCGGCATCAAACTGAGCTACCGGTCCTTCGATGAAGGGTTCGGCTACTCTTTTGATGCGCGACTGCAGAACCTGGACGCGGACATCGACCTGTACGGGGACTCCCGCCTGGAGGTAAACGCGCTCGCCTCCGTGGGCACAAGCCTCGGATACATGACCGGCCCGCACTTTTTATATGGAATCCTCGAAGTCGGGCAAACGAGCGTGGACTACCGTGTTGATGGCTACGGCTCTTCAAGCGAGGGGTTGTTGTCGTTCGGTCTGGGGGCCGGATATACCTTCAGCGTGACCAACAACGTGGAACTCAACGCGGAGATCATCGGGCGGGCGCTGCAGGATCTGGAGATCGACTACCCTGCCGCCACCGAGGAAATCGAGATCACGGTCGGCTCCGTGAGCCTGGGGCTGAACTATCGCTTCTGA
- a CDS encoding host attachment protein — translation MSRYCVVVAEGSRARFFTVEKPELPEMESGPDLVEQKTMTNPEHKAHGDDLLADPRTGRNRTANGPTHGYDDHREDYDAECERRFAREIAQELDTMARANGTRRVVLCAEKRMLGFLRPKLENAIPPGVDLHEVPKDLAKLSPRKLHERLANDGHIPRRRNRAQH, via the coding sequence ATGAGTCGTTACTGTGTGGTCGTTGCCGAAGGATCAAGAGCGCGCTTCTTTACTGTCGAAAAACCCGAACTCCCCGAAATGGAATCCGGCCCGGACCTGGTCGAGCAGAAGACCATGACCAACCCCGAGCACAAGGCCCATGGCGACGATCTGCTCGCCGACCCCCGTACCGGCCGCAACCGAACGGCGAACGGTCCTACCCACGGCTACGATGACCACCGTGAAGATTATGACGCGGAGTGCGAACGGCGCTTCGCCCGCGAGATCGCCCAGGAACTCGACACTATGGCCCGCGCCAACGGCACCCGCCGCGTGGTCCTGTGCGCCGAAAAGCGCATGCTCGGGTTCCTGCGTCCAAAGCTGGAGAACGCCATACCCCCCGGCGTCGATCTCCATGAGGTACCCAAGGATCTCGCCAAGCTGTCGCCCCGGAAACTGCACGAACGCCTGGCCAATGACGGGCATATACCCCGGCGGCGAAATCGGGCACAGCACTAG
- a CDS encoding oxidative damage protection protein produces the protein MGRTVHCAKLGQELEGLEKPPYPGELGQRIYENISKPAWQEWINHQTMLINEYRLTPVDPKARKFLEAEMEKFLFSGGAAPPPDYQPPEE, from the coding sequence ATGGGTCGCACCGTCCACTGCGCCAAGCTGGGCCAGGAGCTGGAAGGGCTGGAAAAGCCGCCTTACCCCGGCGAGCTCGGGCAGCGCATCTACGAGAACATCTCCAAGCCGGCCTGGCAGGAGTGGATCAACCACCAGACCATGCTCATCAACGAGTACCGCCTCACCCCCGTGGATCCGAAGGCCAGGAAGTTCCTCGAAGCGGAAATGGAGAAGTTCCTCTTCAGTGGCGGCGCGGCACCGCCGCCGGATTACCAGCCCCCGGAAGAATGA
- the mutY gene encoding A/G-specific adenine glycosylase, protein MQLPEEEIERFRVRLLAWYDANGRHELPWKQPATPYRVWVSEIMLQQTRVSVVVPYFRAFMERFPDVQALAQAPADAVMAQWSGLGYYARARNLHRAAQVIAAEHGGQMPTDRESWQALPGVGRSTAGAILSLSMEQRHAILDGNVKRVLARYGAIPGWPGRTAVERELWALSEQLTPDARCADYNQAMMDLGATVCTRKAPACLLCPLSQDCRARAVGEPEAYPEPKPPKRLPVCRTRMLLLESDQGVLLQRRPPTGIWGGLWSLPEAPAEDDPLAHCREQLGLEAAVPEYWPAFRHTFSHYHLDIEPVRLRVAGDAGRVMTGGEAIWYNERTALDRGLAAPVSRLLQQWHRGA, encoded by the coding sequence ATGCAGCTGCCGGAGGAGGAAATCGAGCGGTTTCGTGTCCGCCTGCTGGCCTGGTATGACGCCAACGGTCGCCATGAACTGCCGTGGAAGCAGCCGGCGACGCCCTACCGGGTGTGGGTGTCCGAGATCATGCTCCAGCAGACCCGGGTCAGCGTGGTGGTGCCTTACTTCCGTGCCTTCATGGAACGCTTTCCCGACGTGCAGGCGCTGGCGCAGGCACCGGCAGACGCCGTCATGGCCCAATGGTCGGGCCTTGGCTATTACGCCCGTGCCCGCAACCTGCACCGGGCCGCACAGGTCATCGCTGCCGAACACGGCGGCCAGATGCCCACGGACCGGGAAAGCTGGCAGGCCCTGCCGGGCGTCGGCCGCTCCACCGCCGGCGCCATCCTGTCGCTGTCCATGGAGCAGCGACACGCCATCCTCGACGGCAACGTCAAACGCGTCCTGGCGCGCTATGGCGCGATCCCGGGTTGGCCGGGCCGTACCGCCGTGGAGCGGGAGCTCTGGGCGCTTTCCGAACAGCTCACGCCGGACGCCCGCTGCGCCGACTACAACCAGGCCATGATGGATCTTGGCGCCACGGTGTGTACCCGCAAGGCACCTGCGTGCCTGCTCTGTCCGCTGAGCCAGGACTGCCGTGCCCGGGCCGTTGGCGAACCGGAGGCGTATCCGGAGCCCAAACCGCCCAAGCGACTCCCCGTGTGCCGCACCCGCATGCTGCTGCTGGAATCCGACCAGGGCGTACTGCTGCAGCGTCGCCCGCCGACGGGCATCTGGGGCGGGCTGTGGAGCCTTCCGGAAGCACCGGCTGAGGACGATCCCCTGGCGCACTGTCGTGAGCAGCTGGGCCTGGAGGCCGCGGTCCCCGAGTACTGGCCGGCCTTTCGCCACACCTTCAGCCATTACCACCTGGATATCGAGCCCGTGCGCCTGCGTGTTGCCGGCGACGCCGGACGCGTCATGACAGGGGGCGAGGCCATCTGGTATAACGAGCGCACTGCGCTGGACCGGGGGCTGGCCGCTCCCGTGAGCCGATTGTTGCAGCAATGGCATCGAGGAGCATGA
- a CDS encoding NAD-dependent succinate-semialdehyde dehydrogenase, with translation MGGEWAPAGNGGTFAVNNPATGESLGTVPDMTAADARQAIAAAEAAFPEWSAMPARKRSQLLRKWFDLIQQHADDLAALLTGEQGKPHAEAKGEVLGGAAYVEWFAEEAKRIEGDVLSPQTSSQREVILKQPVGVVGAITPWNFPSSMITRKVSPALAAGCPVVIKPAEDTPLSALALAELAHRAGIPAGVVNVVTASHGADVGKELSTNPTVRKLSFTGSTAVGKLLMSQASDTVKKVSLELGGNAPFLVFDDADLDGAVKAATMMKFINTGQTCICVNRLMVHENVYDAFMERFTAAVDYLNVGNGAEKGVTTGPLINDKGLEKVESLVSDAVAKGAKAVRGGKRHDLGGTFYEPTVLTDVKPEMACFGNEIFGPVAPVYKFSSEDEAVRLANDTPYGLAAYFFTKDAGRMWRVGEALEYGMVACNTARFVHEAMPFGGFKESGIGREGSKYGIEEYLETKFLCMGGL, from the coding sequence ATCGGTGGTGAATGGGCGCCTGCCGGCAACGGCGGCACCTTCGCCGTGAACAATCCGGCCACCGGCGAGAGCCTGGGCACGGTCCCCGACATGACCGCTGCCGACGCGCGCCAGGCGATCGCGGCAGCCGAGGCCGCCTTCCCCGAGTGGAGCGCCATGCCGGCCCGCAAGCGCTCGCAGCTGCTGCGCAAGTGGTTCGACCTGATCCAGCAGCATGCCGATGATCTGGCGGCCCTGCTCACCGGCGAGCAGGGCAAGCCCCACGCCGAGGCCAAGGGCGAAGTGCTGGGTGGTGCCGCCTACGTCGAGTGGTTCGCCGAAGAGGCCAAGCGCATCGAAGGCGATGTGCTAAGCCCGCAGACATCCAGCCAGCGTGAAGTCATTCTGAAACAGCCTGTGGGCGTGGTGGGTGCCATCACCCCCTGGAACTTCCCGTCCTCCATGATCACCCGCAAGGTCTCCCCGGCCCTGGCCGCCGGCTGCCCGGTGGTGATCAAGCCGGCGGAAGACACGCCGCTGTCCGCCCTGGCCCTGGCCGAACTGGCGCACCGCGCCGGTATCCCGGCCGGCGTGGTGAACGTGGTCACCGCCAGTCACGGTGCCGACGTGGGCAAGGAACTCTCCACCAATCCGACGGTGCGCAAGCTCTCCTTCACCGGCTCCACCGCCGTGGGCAAGCTGCTCATGAGCCAGGCCTCCGACACCGTCAAGAAGGTCAGCCTGGAGCTGGGCGGCAACGCGCCGTTCCTGGTGTTCGACGACGCCGACCTGGACGGCGCGGTCAAGGCCGCCACCATGATGAAGTTCATCAACACCGGCCAGACCTGCATCTGCGTCAATCGCCTGATGGTCCATGAGAACGTCTACGACGCCTTCATGGAGCGCTTCACCGCGGCTGTGGACTACCTGAACGTCGGTAACGGCGCCGAAAAGGGCGTGACCACCGGTCCGCTGATCAACGACAAGGGCCTGGAGAAGGTGGAGAGCCTGGTCAGCGATGCCGTGGCGAAGGGTGCCAAGGCCGTGCGTGGCGGTAAGCGCCACGACCTGGGCGGGACGTTCTACGAGCCCACCGTCCTCACCGACGTGAAGCCGGAGATGGCGTGCTTTGGCAACGAGATCTTCGGCCCCGTGGCGCCGGTGTACAAGTTCAGCTCCGAGGACGAGGCCGTGCGCCTGGCCAACGATACCCCCTACGGCCTGGCTGCCTATTTCTTCACCAAGGACGCCGGCCGCATGTGGCGCGTGGGCGAGGCCCTGGAGTACGGCATGGTCGCCTGCAACACCGCCCGCTTCGTCCACGAGGCCATGCCGTTCGGCGGTTTCAAGGAATCCGGCATCGGCCGCGAGGGCTCCAAGTACGGGATTGAAGAATACCTGGAGACCAAATTCCTTTGCATGGGTGGGCTGTAA
- the trmB gene encoding tRNA (guanosine(46)-N7)-methyltransferase TrmB, producing the protein MSTDQPLHHRYVRSFVRREGRLTEGQKRALDAHYAEYGLPADKQPLDLAATFGRSAPVILEIGFGNGESLAEMAATHPERDYLGVEVHRPGIGRLLHLVTEQGLTNVRVIDGDAVEVMTHQLRPGSLAGIQLYFPDPWPKKRHHKRRIVQPDWVELAASRLQPGGWLHLATDWDDYAEHMLAVMEANPCFENVYGAGCYADSPGERPRTKFEERGTRKGHAVRDLVYRRRSDDRAT; encoded by the coding sequence ATGAGCACTGACCAGCCCCTGCATCACCGCTATGTGCGCAGTTTCGTCCGCCGCGAGGGGCGACTGACCGAGGGCCAGAAACGGGCCCTGGATGCGCACTACGCCGAGTACGGCCTGCCGGCGGACAAGCAACCCCTGGACCTGGCGGCAACCTTCGGCCGGTCGGCGCCGGTAATTCTGGAGATCGGGTTCGGCAACGGCGAGTCCCTGGCGGAAATGGCGGCAACCCACCCGGAGCGCGATTACCTCGGCGTGGAGGTCCACCGCCCCGGCATCGGGCGGCTGCTGCACCTGGTCACCGAACAGGGGCTGACCAACGTCCGGGTCATCGACGGTGATGCCGTCGAGGTCATGACCCACCAGTTACGCCCCGGCTCCCTGGCCGGCATCCAGCTCTACTTCCCGGACCCCTGGCCGAAGAAGCGCCATCACAAGCGCCGGATCGTGCAACCGGACTGGGTGGAACTTGCCGCAAGCCGCCTGCAGCCCGGCGGCTGGCTCCATCTGGCCACGGACTGGGACGACTACGCCGAACACATGCTCGCCGTGATGGAGGCGAACCCATGTTTCGAGAACGTCTACGGCGCGGGCTGCTATGCGGACTCGCCCGGCGAGCGCCCGCGCACCAAGTTCGAGGAGCGCGGCACCCGCAAGGGGCACGCGGTGCGCGATCTCGTCTACCGCCGCCGGTCGGACGACCGCGCGACCTGA